A region from the Lytechinus variegatus isolate NC3 chromosome 6, Lvar_3.0, whole genome shotgun sequence genome encodes:
- the LOC121416567 gene encoding uncharacterized protein LOC121416567, which translates to MSMACKMLQLGFFFTFMNVMMGVTEGITCFECNYDSVRLHDTNPFVLTGPTSCGPDFDESGPDVGTVECGIHVDSCSLVLFYHGKALTGIQRGCAFDSSCQEGCLEGSQIKTCFHCCGENFCNSSSTNRSSAGLLLFAALWAYLTVHFGRG; encoded by the exons ATGTCAATGGCCTGTAAAATGTTGCAACTGGGATTTTTCTTCACTTTCATGAATGTTATGATGG GAGTAACTGAAGGGATTACTTGTTTCGAGTGCAATTATGACTCCGTACGGCTACACGACACCAACCCATTCGTTCTCACTGGGCCCACCTCATGCGGACCTGACTTCGATGAGTCTGGGCCTGACGTGGGGACGGTCGAGTGCGGCATACATGTGGATTCCTGTTCC TTAGTTCTCTTCTACCACGGTAAAGCGTTGACAGGAATCCAGCGAGGATGCGCCTTCGATTCAAGCTGCCAAGAGGGCTGTTTGGAGGGCTCTCAAATCAAGACATGCTTCCATTGCTGCGGTGAAAACTTCTGCAACTCCTCGTCAACAAACCGTTCCTCCGCGGGACTACTTCTCTTTGCGGCACTATGGGCGTATCTTACGGTTCACTTCGGGAGAGGATAG
- the LOC121416566 gene encoding uncharacterized protein LOC121416566, protein MAINQVLCSSLLIAFMIGATNALSCYSCDYDPWKGLDNNPSTSTGPYDCSLDFNPSGDGVRTETCGDDSVGCYLAVFTNGQTLTGTHRGCSSNYVCQQGRLRDDYAGIVTDFYCCRGTNCNGSTVVKYSIGLLLSAMLYFVMTAL, encoded by the exons ATGGCAATTAACCAAGTCCTATGTTCTTCGTTACTCATCGCTTTTATGATCG GAGCAACGAATGCTCTGTCGTGCTACAGCTGCGACTATGATCCCTGGAAAGGCTTAGATAACAATCCAAGCACATCCACCGGCCCATATGATTGTAGTCTCGATTTCAATCCAAGCGGTGATGGTGTCAGAACAGAGACGTGCGGGGATGATTCTGTAGGCTGTTAT TTAGCAGTGTTCACCAACGGGCAAACTCTAACAGGAACGCACAGGGGCTGTTCGTCCAACTATGTCTGTCAGCAGGGGCGTCTACGCGACGACTACGCTGGGATTGTAACCGACTTTTACTGTTGCAGAGGCACCAATTGTAACGGCTCCACCGTAGTGAAATACTCTATCGGCCTTCTGCTCTCCGCCATGCTGTATTTCGTTATGACTGCTCTATAG